A genomic segment from Streptosporangium roseum DSM 43021 encodes:
- a CDS encoding FAD-dependent monooxygenase — MRNKNILISGAGIAGTTLAYWLRRHGFTPTVVERAPAIREGGYKIDIRGAALKVVERMGVLDEIRRLRTDVRGGSIVTATGRAVASMDGDTFGGREGEDAEILRGDLQRVLHDLTRDEVEYLLDDSIAALTEVGDEVKVTFDSGRTRVFDLVVGADGLHSATRALAFGPEARFVRDLGYYVSIFSVPNHLDLDRWELTYVSPRRTSLTYSTAGATGAKAMFLFASEPLEYDHRDRDRQQRILADAYAGEGWEVPRLIGGMNDAPDFYFDSLSQVHMDRWSKGRTALVGDAAYCASPASGQGTSLALVGAYVLAGELAAAGGDHRAGFDGYERALRHFAEQNQNLGPANVKRMVMRSKSQVWFSLKMLALMNRMPGKDRMMAKIVEPIHRAATAIALSDY; from the coding sequence GTGCGGAACAAGAACATCCTGATCTCAGGCGCCGGCATCGCGGGCACCACGCTGGCCTACTGGCTGCGCCGCCACGGCTTCACCCCCACGGTGGTGGAACGGGCGCCCGCGATCCGGGAGGGCGGCTACAAGATCGACATTCGCGGCGCGGCGTTGAAGGTGGTCGAGCGCATGGGCGTCCTGGACGAGATCCGACGCCTGCGCACCGACGTGCGGGGCGGATCGATCGTCACCGCCACCGGCAGGGCGGTGGCGAGCATGGACGGCGACACCTTCGGCGGGCGCGAGGGCGAGGACGCCGAGATCCTACGCGGCGACCTGCAGCGCGTCCTTCACGACCTCACCAGGGACGAGGTCGAATATCTCCTCGACGACTCCATCGCCGCCCTCACCGAGGTCGGCGACGAGGTGAAGGTCACCTTCGACAGCGGCCGGACACGCGTCTTCGACCTGGTGGTGGGCGCCGACGGGCTGCACTCCGCCACCCGCGCGCTGGCCTTCGGCCCCGAGGCGCGGTTCGTCCGCGACCTCGGCTACTACGTCTCGATCTTCAGTGTCCCCAACCACCTGGACCTCGACCGCTGGGAGCTCACCTACGTCTCCCCCCGCAGGACCTCGCTGACCTACAGCACGGCCGGGGCCACCGGGGCCAAGGCCATGTTCCTGTTCGCCTCCGAACCGCTGGAGTACGACCACCGCGACCGCGACCGGCAGCAGAGGATCCTGGCCGACGCCTACGCCGGGGAGGGGTGGGAGGTCCCGCGCCTGATCGGCGGCATGAACGACGCGCCCGACTTCTATTTCGACTCGCTCAGCCAGGTCCACATGGACCGCTGGTCGAAGGGGCGGACGGCGCTGGTCGGAGACGCCGCCTACTGCGCCTCCCCCGCCTCGGGACAGGGCACGAGCCTGGCCCTGGTCGGCGCCTACGTCCTGGCCGGGGAGCTGGCCGCCGCCGGCGGCGACCACCGGGCCGGGTTCGACGGCTACGAGAGGGCGCTGCGGCACTTCGCCGAGCAGAACCAGAACCTCGGGCCGGCCAACGTCAAGCGGATGGTGATGCGGAGCAAGTCGCAGGTCTGGTTCTCCCTGAAGATGCTCGCGCTGATGAACCGCATGCCAGGCAAGGACCGCATGATGGCCAAAATCGTCGAGCCGATCCACAGGGCGGCCACCGCCATCGCCCTCAGTGACTACTGA
- a CDS encoding helix-turn-helix domain-containing protein has translation MSTEHAESSVAHGGVLTGAGGGPTILRILLGAQLRRLRAARGISREDAGYAIRASHAKISRLELGRVGFKERDVADLLTLYGVTDPGDRAPLLSLAGQANTPGWWHKYGDLLPNWFQVYVGLEEAASIVRTYEVQFVPGLLQSPEYARAVIMLVHSAASSEEVDRRVALRMTRQERLTRPDAPTLWAVMDEAVLRRPIGGPQVLRAQVDHLLKVTELPNVRLQIMPFHRGGHAAAGGPFSILCFPERDLPDVVYLEQLTSALYVDKHEETDHYIQVMDRLCVQAYSVSDTKRFLRDLRAELSG, from the coding sequence ATGAGCACGGAGCACGCCGAAAGCAGCGTGGCGCACGGCGGTGTCCTGACCGGGGCCGGCGGCGGTCCCACGATCCTGCGGATCCTGCTGGGGGCCCAGCTGCGGCGGTTGCGCGCGGCCAGGGGCATCTCCCGGGAGGACGCCGGCTACGCCATCCGCGCCTCCCACGCCAAGATCAGCCGCCTGGAGCTGGGGCGGGTCGGCTTCAAGGAGCGCGATGTCGCGGACCTGCTGACCCTGTACGGGGTGACCGACCCCGGCGACAGGGCGCCGTTGCTCTCCCTGGCCGGCCAGGCCAACACTCCGGGCTGGTGGCACAAGTACGGTGACCTGCTCCCCAACTGGTTCCAGGTCTATGTGGGCCTTGAGGAGGCCGCCTCGATCGTGCGGACCTATGAGGTGCAGTTCGTCCCCGGCCTCCTGCAGAGTCCGGAATACGCTCGGGCGGTCATCATGCTCGTGCACAGTGCCGCCTCCTCGGAGGAGGTCGACCGCCGTGTCGCCCTGCGCATGACCCGGCAGGAGCGTCTCACCCGGCCCGACGCGCCGACGCTCTGGGCCGTGATGGACGAGGCCGTGCTGCGGCGTCCCATCGGCGGGCCGCAGGTGCTGCGCGCGCAGGTCGACCACCTGCTGAAGGTCACCGAGCTGCCCAACGTGAGGCTGCAGATCATGCCGTTCCACCGCGGCGGTCACGCGGCGGCCGGCGGTCCGTTCTCCATCCTGTGCTTCCCCGAGCGGGACCTGCCCGACGTGGTCTACCTGGAGCAGCTCACCAGCGCGCTCTACGTCGACAAGCATGAGGAGACCGACCACTACATACAGGTCATGGACCGCCTGTGCGTCCAGGCCTACTCCGTCTCGGACACCAAGAGGTTCCTCCGCGACCTGCGTGCGGAGCTGTCAGGCTGA
- a CDS encoding MarR family winged helix-turn-helix transcriptional regulator, whose product MPAHYSLTETEKAVNHRLGPIPVQREALAAVSNLYRAATAVRQHLENSALRAADLTWSAFVVLWVIWIWEEIETRHAAAEAGISKGTLTGIIKTLESRGLAQRSQHPEDGRLALLRLTPHGLHLMHHLFPTFNDEEAFVVAPLTPDESRHLADTLRRIITHLEQHGEQRREDLHRTTPLPPRRGGRRRTG is encoded by the coding sequence GTGCCCGCGCACTACTCGCTGACCGAGACCGAGAAAGCCGTCAACCACCGCCTCGGACCCATCCCGGTACAACGCGAGGCACTGGCCGCCGTCTCCAACCTCTACCGCGCCGCCACCGCCGTCCGCCAACACCTCGAAAACTCCGCCCTCCGCGCAGCCGACCTCACCTGGAGCGCCTTCGTCGTCCTCTGGGTCATCTGGATCTGGGAAGAGATCGAAACCCGCCACGCCGCCGCCGAAGCCGGCATCTCCAAAGGCACCCTCACCGGCATCATCAAAACCCTCGAATCCCGCGGCCTCGCCCAACGCAGCCAACACCCCGAAGACGGCCGCCTGGCCCTCCTACGCCTCACCCCCCACGGCCTCCACCTCATGCACCACCTCTTCCCCACCTTCAACGACGAAGAGGCCTTCGTCGTCGCCCCCCTCACCCCCGACGAATCCCGCCACCTCGCCGACACCCTCCGCCGCATCATCACCCACCTCGAACAACACGGCGAACAACGACGCGAAGACCTCCACCGCACCACCCCCCTCCCCCCACGCCGAGGCGGCCGCCGCCGCACCGGGTAG
- a CDS encoding ferredoxin → MKVIVDMDVCKDHGQCVFSAPEVFQINENGRLVYEADPDDTLRDAVEEAADVCPLQAITVEG, encoded by the coding sequence ATGAAGGTCATCGTCGACATGGACGTCTGCAAGGACCACGGGCAGTGCGTCTTCTCCGCGCCCGAGGTCTTCCAGATCAACGAGAACGGCCGCCTGGTCTACGAGGCCGACCCCGACGACACGCTGCGCGACGCCGTCGAGGAGGCCGCCGACGTGTGCCCGCTCCAGGCCATCACGGTCGAGGGCTGA
- a CDS encoding NAD(P)/FAD-dependent oxidoreductase: MTVDHRIVVVGASMSGLRAAERLRAGGFTGEIVAIGDETHLPYNRPPLSKEALASEVTHEAVAFRLRPAVADVTWRLGSPVTAADLAARTVRLADGAELACDGLVVATGVRPRRLPVPGPAAGRHVVRTLEDAAALRAELRPGVRALVIGAGFIGCEVAATARGLGCRVTVVAPESAPMLRPLGAGLGTALRHRHEAEGVRFLLGRTVNRFLGDGRTAERVRGAELSDGTVVEAGVVVEAVGSASDTAWLEGNGLDLSDGVLCDNALRVEGRPRVVAVGDVARFPNPRYDDVARRVEHWSIPTDTARRAAASLLADLGHAAHDPAPFAPLPTFWSDQYDLRIQSFGAPTLGCDDIRVLEGDLGGEVVVGYHDADRLVGVVMIGLPAAASRYRTELMRAPATA; encoded by the coding sequence ATGACGGTGGACCACCGCATCGTTGTCGTGGGCGCGTCCATGAGCGGCCTGCGCGCGGCCGAGCGGTTACGGGCCGGCGGCTTCACCGGTGAGATCGTCGCCATCGGCGACGAGACGCACCTGCCCTACAACCGGCCGCCGCTGTCGAAGGAGGCCCTGGCCTCCGAGGTGACCCACGAGGCGGTCGCCTTCCGGCTCCGCCCGGCCGTGGCCGACGTGACCTGGCGGCTCGGCTCGCCGGTGACGGCCGCGGACCTGGCCGCCCGCACCGTACGGCTCGCCGACGGCGCGGAGCTCGCCTGCGACGGGCTGGTGGTGGCCACCGGGGTGCGTCCCCGGCGGCTGCCCGTGCCCGGCCCGGCGGCCGGGCGGCACGTGGTGCGGACGCTGGAGGACGCCGCGGCGCTCCGCGCGGAGCTGCGGCCCGGGGTCCGGGCTCTGGTGATCGGCGCCGGGTTCATCGGGTGCGAGGTGGCGGCGACCGCTCGCGGGCTGGGCTGCCGGGTGACCGTCGTCGCACCGGAGAGCGCGCCGATGCTCCGCCCGCTCGGCGCGGGGCTGGGCACGGCGCTCCGGCACCGCCACGAGGCGGAGGGGGTCCGGTTCCTGCTCGGCCGTACGGTGAACCGCTTCCTCGGCGACGGCCGTACGGCGGAGCGGGTGCGCGGCGCGGAGCTGTCCGACGGGACCGTGGTGGAGGCCGGCGTGGTGGTGGAGGCCGTCGGCTCGGCGTCCGACACCGCGTGGCTGGAGGGCAACGGGCTGGACCTGTCCGACGGCGTGCTCTGCGACAACGCGCTGCGCGTCGAGGGGCGCCCCCGCGTGGTGGCGGTGGGTGACGTGGCCCGCTTCCCCAACCCCCGCTACGACGACGTGGCGCGCCGCGTGGAGCACTGGAGCATCCCCACCGACACGGCCAGGCGCGCGGCGGCCAGCCTGCTGGCCGACCTCGGGCACGCCGCGCACGACCCGGCCCCGTTCGCGCCGCTGCCGACCTTCTGGAGCGACCAGTACGACCTGCGGATCCAGTCCTTCGGCGCTCCCACGCTGGGGTGTGACGACATCCGGGTCCTGGAGGGCGACCTCGGCGGCGAGGTCGTGGTCGGCTACCACGACGCCGACCGGCTCGTCGGCGTGGTCATGATCGGCCTCCCCGCGGCGGCGTCCCGCTACCGCACCGAGCTGATGCGCGCCCCGGCGACCGCCTGA
- a CDS encoding amidohydrolase, producing MSTTADLIMVNGDVLTVDADFSVARAVAVRDGRILAVGGNAEIEALAGPRTRVIDLAGRTVLPGINDSHLHGATWGLTRPPFALSVGHPAVTSIADVAEAVRRAAATTPPGEWITGLGWDLGYLAECLADPARRPHRRDLDGVSPDHPVCLTDFSGHTAWVNSKALELAGITRDTVAPAGGVIDADEDGEPTGVLKETAQAVVQGLIPPATVEQRKEAIRSAVTSLHAQGITSYTEPGLGPGGTEILGGGLSTETLEAYVELVRAGELASRVSVLLLPAPMGGSAADVTAGLAGLDTTAGLDRERLAVIGVKLFADGVPPNETAWMHDPYVSGNQGALCVHGADSGLQQAELAEMIRVAHAAGYQLGVHVTGDRAIDAVVDAFVAADEAHPRPDARHYVIHGDFVSAGSLAKLAARGYSVNMNPAIKWTIADLMDEVVGKERSDYQWPVRSATEAGLAVCASSDAPITEPNWRQGVTAMMLRESKATGRASGAGQCVSLEVAIRAYTVNAARQDFAESWKGSIEPGKVADLCVLGGDLRAADPHDIPAIPIDLTVFDGEVVYER from the coding sequence ATGTCCACCACAGCCGATCTGATCATGGTGAACGGCGACGTGCTGACCGTCGACGCGGACTTCTCCGTCGCGCGGGCCGTGGCCGTACGGGACGGGCGCATCCTCGCCGTGGGCGGGAACGCCGAGATCGAGGCGCTGGCCGGGCCGCGGACCCGGGTGATCGACCTCGCGGGCCGTACGGTCCTGCCCGGCATCAACGACTCGCACCTGCACGGCGCCACGTGGGGGCTGACCCGGCCGCCGTTCGCGCTCAGCGTGGGCCACCCGGCCGTGACGTCGATCGCCGACGTCGCCGAGGCCGTACGGCGGGCCGCCGCGACCACCCCGCCCGGGGAGTGGATCACCGGCCTGGGCTGGGACCTGGGCTACCTGGCCGAGTGCCTGGCCGACCCGGCCCGCCGTCCGCACCGGCGCGACCTGGACGGGGTCTCCCCGGACCACCCGGTCTGCCTGACCGACTTCTCCGGGCACACGGCCTGGGTCAACTCCAAGGCCCTGGAGCTCGCGGGGATCACCCGCGACACCGTCGCGCCCGCCGGCGGCGTGATCGACGCCGATGAGGACGGGGAGCCCACCGGTGTCCTGAAGGAGACCGCGCAGGCCGTCGTGCAGGGACTGATCCCGCCCGCCACCGTGGAGCAGCGCAAGGAGGCCATCCGCTCGGCGGTCACGTCGCTGCACGCCCAGGGCATCACCAGCTACACCGAGCCCGGACTGGGGCCCGGCGGCACCGAGATCCTCGGCGGCGGCCTGAGCACCGAGACGCTGGAGGCCTACGTCGAGCTGGTCCGCGCCGGCGAGCTGGCGTCCCGGGTGAGCGTGCTGCTGCTACCCGCGCCGATGGGCGGCTCGGCGGCCGACGTGACCGCCGGGCTGGCCGGACTGGACACGACCGCCGGCCTCGACCGGGAGCGGCTGGCGGTGATCGGCGTCAAGCTGTTCGCCGACGGCGTGCCGCCGAACGAGACCGCGTGGATGCACGACCCCTATGTCAGCGGCAACCAGGGCGCGCTCTGCGTGCATGGAGCGGACTCCGGGCTGCAGCAGGCCGAGCTGGCCGAGATGATCCGGGTCGCGCACGCGGCCGGCTACCAGCTCGGCGTGCACGTCACGGGCGACCGGGCGATCGACGCCGTGGTGGACGCCTTCGTCGCGGCGGACGAGGCGCATCCGCGGCCCGACGCCCGGCACTACGTGATCCACGGCGACTTCGTCTCGGCCGGGAGCCTCGCGAAGCTGGCCGCGCGCGGCTACTCGGTGAACATGAACCCGGCCATCAAGTGGACCATCGCCGATCTGATGGACGAGGTCGTGGGCAAGGAGCGCTCGGACTACCAGTGGCCGGTCCGCTCCGCCACCGAGGCCGGTCTCGCGGTCTGCGCCAGCTCCGACGCCCCGATCACCGAGCCCAACTGGCGCCAGGGCGTCACCGCGATGATGCTGCGCGAGTCCAAGGCCACCGGCCGGGCCAGCGGGGCCGGGCAGTGCGTGTCACTGGAGGTCGCGATCCGCGCCTACACCGTCAACGCCGCCCGGCAGGACTTCGCCGAGTCCTGGAAGGGCAGCATCGAGCCGGGCAAGGTCGCCGACCTGTGCGTCCTCGGCGGCGACCTGCGCGCCGCCGACCCGCACGACATCCCCGCCATCCCGATCGACCTCACCGTCTTCGACGGTGAGGTCGTCTACGAGCGTTAG
- a CDS encoding magnesium transporter CorA family protein, with protein MDVRLVGDEGVVEERPVEELAALLDREDSLVWVDIPGCDPGAVRVLSEVFGFHPMAIRDCVERNRVPKVHAYPDHLFVVLHAPARGMRGHVHYVELDQFVGRNYVVTVHGPVNPAVEAGIALRETRAVLARIMAGRLHPATPSELSYAIVSALIRNQEDYVETVTSDVWRLEQRVTGGQVGDPEEFLDELFRARHGLLAVRTMGALGGAIYGRMTNLARVSPEGQRLVVDIADQFDRIRSLADGEREYLQGVIEFYQTTLTIKATLVGQAQNAEVRRLTEASYTQNEEIKKISAWAAIFFAPTLVGTVYGMNFNHMPELHWIVGYPLALVLMALGSAALYTVFKRRGWL; from the coding sequence ATGGACGTTCGCCTGGTCGGCGACGAGGGGGTCGTCGAGGAGCGTCCCGTCGAAGAACTGGCGGCGCTGCTCGACCGTGAGGACAGCCTGGTCTGGGTGGACATCCCCGGCTGTGACCCGGGGGCCGTGCGCGTGCTGTCGGAGGTGTTCGGCTTCCATCCGATGGCGATCCGGGACTGCGTCGAGCGCAACCGCGTGCCCAAGGTGCACGCCTACCCGGACCACCTGTTCGTCGTCCTGCACGCCCCCGCACGGGGCATGCGCGGCCACGTGCACTACGTCGAGCTCGACCAGTTCGTCGGCCGGAACTATGTGGTGACCGTCCACGGGCCGGTCAACCCGGCGGTCGAAGCGGGGATCGCCCTGCGTGAGACCCGCGCGGTGCTCGCGCGGATCATGGCGGGGCGCCTGCACCCCGCCACGCCGTCCGAACTGTCATACGCGATCGTCTCCGCCCTGATCCGCAATCAGGAGGACTACGTGGAGACGGTGACAAGCGATGTGTGGCGGCTGGAACAGCGGGTCACGGGCGGGCAGGTCGGCGATCCCGAGGAGTTCCTCGACGAGCTGTTCCGTGCCCGCCACGGGCTGCTCGCCGTGCGCACCATGGGCGCGCTGGGCGGCGCGATCTACGGGAGGATGACCAACCTCGCCCGCGTCTCGCCCGAAGGGCAGCGGCTGGTGGTCGACATCGCGGACCAGTTCGACCGGATCCGCAGCCTGGCCGATGGTGAAAGGGAGTACCTCCAAGGGGTGATCGAGTTCTACCAGACCACCCTCACCATCAAGGCCACGCTGGTCGGCCAGGCGCAGAACGCGGAAGTCAGGCGTCTGACCGAGGCCAGCTACACCCAGAACGAGGAGATCAAGAAGATCTCCGCGTGGGCGGCGATCTTCTTCGCCCCCACTCTCGTCGGCACCGTGTACGGCATGAACTTCAACCACATGCCGGAGCTGCACTGGATCGTCGGCTACCCGTTGGCGCTGGTCCTGATGGCACTGGGGTCCGCCGCGCTCTACACGGTGTTCAAGCGGCGGGGGTGGCTGTGA
- a CDS encoding cytochrome P450: MRLDDVDLADNDRFLDGDTPWRMFDVLRAEAPVHWQDEGEYGSGFWSVTRHADIVAVDRDAATFTSSKFTNLEEVDERQATIRRSLLETDGPRHGVLRRILQREFTPRAVAGYEVFLRGLTARTLDAALAKGTFDFVKEVSADFPINVLAKMLDVPEDDTQQLIDWGNRIIGNTDPDYADVLLHSEESEKYRDLPFRSPASLEVFEYGRELAGRRRGGDGTDLVSRLVNGTPIDGVPLSGHDFDNYFLLLVVAGNETTRHAISHTMLGLIDNPDQADRLRHDLSLMPGAVEEFLRWASPVYHFRRTATRDVEMHGQKIAEGDKVVMWFASGNRDERVFDDPYRFDVTRPDNDHITFGKGSPHFCLGNALARLEIRIMFEELLPRISDIRLAGEPRRVRSNFVNGIKDLPVTVTLA; the protein is encoded by the coding sequence ATGCGCCTGGACGATGTCGACCTGGCGGACAACGACAGATTCCTGGACGGCGACACCCCGTGGCGCATGTTCGACGTGCTCCGGGCCGAGGCTCCGGTGCACTGGCAGGACGAGGGCGAGTACGGCAGCGGCTTCTGGTCGGTCACCCGCCACGCCGACATCGTGGCCGTGGACCGCGACGCGGCGACCTTCACCTCCTCGAAGTTCACCAACCTGGAGGAGGTGGACGAACGCCAGGCCACCATCCGCCGCTCGCTGCTGGAGACCGACGGCCCCCGCCACGGGGTGCTCCGCCGCATCCTGCAGCGCGAGTTCACCCCCCGCGCGGTCGCCGGCTACGAGGTCTTCCTGCGCGGCCTGACCGCCAGGACCCTGGACGCCGCGCTGGCCAAGGGCACCTTCGACTTCGTGAAGGAGGTCTCCGCCGACTTCCCGATCAACGTGCTCGCCAAGATGCTGGACGTCCCGGAGGACGACACCCAGCAGCTCATCGACTGGGGCAACCGGATCATCGGCAACACCGACCCGGACTACGCCGACGTGCTGCTGCACAGCGAGGAGAGCGAGAAGTACCGCGACCTGCCGTTCCGCAGCCCGGCCTCGCTGGAGGTCTTCGAGTACGGCCGCGAGCTGGCCGGGCGGCGGCGCGGCGGCGACGGCACGGACCTGGTCAGCAGGCTGGTCAACGGGACGCCGATCGACGGGGTGCCGCTCTCCGGCCACGACTTCGACAACTACTTCCTGCTGCTCGTGGTGGCCGGCAACGAGACCACCCGGCACGCGATCTCGCACACCATGCTCGGCCTGATCGACAACCCGGACCAGGCGGACAGGCTCCGCCACGACCTCTCGCTGATGCCGGGCGCGGTCGAGGAGTTCCTGCGCTGGGCCTCGCCGGTCTACCACTTCCGCCGCACCGCCACCCGCGACGTGGAGATGCACGGCCAGAAGATCGCCGAGGGCGACAAGGTCGTCATGTGGTTCGCCTCGGGCAACCGGGACGAGCGGGTCTTCGACGACCCCTACCGCTTCGACGTCACCCGGCCGGACAACGACCACATCACCTTCGGCAAGGGCAGCCCGCACTTCTGCCTGGGCAACGCGCTGGCCCGCCTGGAGATCCGGATCATGTTCGAGGAGCTGCTACCCCGCATCTCGGACATCAGGCTTGCCGGGGAGCCGCGCCGGGTCCGCTCGAACTTCGTCAACGGGATCAAGGACCTGCCCGTCACGGTCACCCTCGCCTGA
- a CDS encoding glutamine synthetase family protein, with amino-acid sequence MSAESVERIVERLTEQGIDVVRVGYPDLIGTERGKDVLLERLPEVAESGVAFCRAVYHTSPQGDTVAVPGGLDLGLPDVCIRPDLSTLVELPWEPGVAHCLGDAYDPATGLPLPESPRSVTQAAAARLAELGLTGVVGPELEYFLLEPDGAGWKRYDDAPGNVYVTGRKGDRGSHVLRSLRTLRRLDIGVTMGNHEYSGGQFEINLNHSEATDAADRAFRFKSAVKELARHDGLMATFMAKPFNDEGGSGFHAHISCVDGDGRNVFADPAAPYGLSATALHAIGGVHAHASALAALLNPTINSYKRFGPDTLAPWLNDWGLDNRSAMLRVPPERGAGTRLEVRLGDASANPYLGIAGLLAAVYLGIRDRVEPPAPLEGYGYDTAKAAVLPMSLPVALDAFEADGELIEVLGKEFAASYLAYKRNEVERFSQSVTDWEFREYAYHL; translated from the coding sequence GTGAGCGCGGAGTCCGTGGAACGGATCGTCGAGCGCCTGACGGAACAGGGCATCGACGTCGTCCGGGTGGGTTACCCCGACCTCATCGGCACCGAGCGCGGCAAGGACGTCCTCCTGGAACGGCTCCCCGAGGTGGCCGAGAGCGGCGTGGCGTTCTGCCGGGCCGTCTACCACACCTCCCCCCAGGGCGACACCGTGGCCGTGCCCGGCGGCCTGGACCTGGGCCTGCCGGACGTCTGCATCCGCCCCGACCTGTCCACCCTGGTCGAGCTGCCCTGGGAGCCCGGCGTCGCGCACTGCCTGGGCGACGCCTACGACCCGGCCACCGGCCTGCCCCTGCCCGAGTCGCCCCGCTCGGTGACGCAGGCCGCCGCGGCCCGGCTGGCCGAGCTCGGGCTCACCGGCGTGGTCGGCCCCGAGCTGGAGTACTTCCTGCTGGAGCCGGACGGCGCCGGCTGGAAGCGCTACGACGACGCCCCCGGCAACGTCTACGTCACCGGACGCAAGGGCGACCGGGGCTCCCACGTGCTGCGCAGCCTGCGCACGCTCCGCAGGCTGGACATCGGCGTCACGATGGGCAACCACGAGTACTCCGGCGGGCAGTTCGAGATCAACCTGAACCACTCCGAGGCGACCGACGCCGCCGACCGGGCCTTCCGCTTCAAGTCGGCCGTCAAGGAACTGGCCCGGCACGACGGCCTGATGGCCACCTTCATGGCCAAGCCGTTCAACGACGAGGGCGGCTCGGGCTTCCACGCCCACATCTCCTGCGTGGACGGCGACGGGCGCAACGTCTTCGCGGACCCCGCCGCGCCGTACGGGCTGTCGGCGACCGCGCTGCACGCGATCGGCGGTGTGCACGCGCACGCGTCCGCGCTCGCGGCGCTGCTCAACCCCACGATCAACTCCTACAAGCGGTTCGGCCCCGACACGCTGGCCCCCTGGCTCAACGACTGGGGCCTGGACAACCGCAGTGCCATGCTCCGCGTCCCCCCGGAGCGCGGCGCGGGAACGCGCCTGGAGGTGCGGCTGGGCGACGCCTCGGCCAACCCCTACCTCGGCATCGCGGGCCTGCTGGCCGCCGTCTACCTCGGCATCCGCGACCGCGTCGAGCCGCCGGCCCCTCTGGAGGGGTACGGATACGACACCGCCAAGGCCGCCGTGCTGCCGATGTCGCTGCCGGTCGCGCTGGACGCCTTCGAGGCCGACGGCGAGCTCATCGAGGTGCTCGGCAAGGAGTTCGCGGCCTCCTACCTCGCCTACAAGCGCAACGAGGTGGAGCGGTTCTCCCAGTCCGTCACCGACTGGGAGTTCCGCGAGTACGCCTATCACCTGTAG
- a CDS encoding acetoacetate decarboxylase family protein: protein MATVRGFFTPKTATGRSSLVPSPPWYYSGDLLTVEYRTDPARVAELLPEPLTLADEDPGAVAVIWADWQSCSGGREELLDPVRSQYKECFVVVRCAYRGRTFSRCVYIWVDKDFAIARGMHQGYPKKLGSIHMTRPHPYGLAAPRLGEGGVFGATLAAADRRLAQAVVRLREPSETNGSVNGHPMAHNRWLPSIEPGKGLALDELIATSGASFEGGQAWSGEAEIELFDAPTEELAGLTVDEVIGGYYRQVGVSWNGGTLLESGTSGAE, encoded by the coding sequence GTGGCCACGGTACGCGGCTTCTTCACCCCCAAGACGGCGACCGGCCGCTCCTCGCTGGTCCCCAGCCCGCCCTGGTACTACTCCGGTGACCTGCTCACGGTCGAGTACCGCACGGACCCGGCCCGGGTGGCCGAGCTGCTGCCGGAGCCGCTGACGCTCGCCGACGAGGACCCCGGCGCCGTCGCGGTCATCTGGGCCGACTGGCAGTCCTGCTCCGGCGGCCGGGAGGAGCTGCTCGACCCGGTGCGCTCGCAGTACAAGGAGTGCTTCGTGGTGGTGCGCTGCGCCTACCGGGGGCGGACCTTCTCCCGCTGCGTCTACATCTGGGTCGACAAGGACTTCGCGATCGCCCGCGGCATGCACCAGGGCTACCCCAAGAAGCTCGGCTCGATCCACATGACCCGGCCTCACCCGTACGGCCTGGCGGCGCCGCGCCTCGGCGAGGGCGGCGTGTTCGGCGCCACGCTGGCCGCCGCCGACCGCCGTCTCGCCCAGGCGGTGGTACGGCTGCGCGAGCCGAGCGAGACCAACGGCTCCGTCAACGGCCACCCGATGGCCCACAACCGCTGGCTGCCGTCGATCGAGCCCGGCAAGGGCCTGGCCCTGGACGAGCTGATCGCCACCTCCGGGGCGTCCTTCGAGGGAGGGCAGGCCTGGTCGGGCGAGGCGGAGATCGAGCTCTTCGACGCCCCGACCGAGGAACTGGCCGGCCTGACCGTGGACGAGGTCATCGGCGGCTACTACCGCCAGGTCGGAGTCAGCTGGAACGGCGGCACCCTGCTGGAGTCCGGCACCTCCGGCGCGGAGTAG